A single genomic interval of Cucumis sativus cultivar 9930 chromosome 5, Cucumber_9930_V3, whole genome shotgun sequence harbors:
- the LOC101222141 gene encoding cleavage and polyadenylation specificity factor subunit 3-I isoform X1 gives MASLGQPPSLKKRDASSTREEDQLIITPLGAGNEVGRSCVYMSYKGKIVLFDCGIHPAYSGMAALPYFDEIDPSTIDVLLITHFHLDHAASLPYFLEKTTFKGRVFMTYATKAIYKLLLLDFVKVSKVSVEDMLYDEQDISRSMDKIEVIDFHQTVEVNGIRFWCYTAGHVLGAAMFMVDIAGVRVLYTGDYSREEDRHLRAAEMPQFSPDVCIIESTYGVQLHQPRHIREKRFTDVVHSTISQGGRVLIPAFALGRAQELLLILDEYWANHPELHNIPIYYASPLAKRCLTVYETYTLSMNDRIQNAKSNPFRFKYISPLKSIEVFKDVGPSVVMASPSGLQSGLSRQLFEMWCSDKKNSCVLPGYVVEGTLAKTIINEPKEVTLMSGLMAPLNMQVHYISFSAHADFAQTSAFLEELMPPNIILVHGEANEMGRLKQKLMSQFADRNTKILTPKNCQSVEMYFNSQKMAKTIGKLAEKTPDVGETVSGLLVKKGFAYQIMAPEDLHIFSQLSTANINQRITIPYSNAFNVIVRRLKQVYESVESSTDDESGVPMIRVHDRVTVKQESEKHVSLHWTSDPLSDMVSDSVVALILNINREVPKVIVESEAVKTEEENVKKAEKVIHALLVSLFGDVKLGENGKLVINVDGNIAEVDKQSGEVESENEALKERVKTAFQRIQCAVNPIPLSSSS, from the exons ATGGCTTCTCTTGGACAGCCGCCATCACTTAAGAAACGGGATGCATCCTCGACCAGAGAGGAGGATCAGCTTATTATAACTCCTCTTGGGGCTGGCAATGAAGTGGGTCGTTCCTGTGTATATATGTCTTACAAAGGCAAAATTGTTTTG TTTGATTGTGGAATTCACCCTGCTTACTCTGGCATGGCTGCTTTGCCTTACTTTGATGAGATTGACCCCTCAACGATTGATGTCCTGCTCATTACCCA CTTTCATTTGGACCATGCTGCATCTCTCCCTTATTTCTTGGAGAAG ACTACATTCAAAGGACGAGTCTTTATGACTTATGCTACTAAAGCGATCTACAAGTTGTTGCTCTTAGACTTTGTGAAAGTGAGCAAAGTTTCGGTTGAAGATATGTTGTACGATGAGCAGGACATAAGTCGTTCCATGGACAAGATTGAG GTCATTGATTTCCACCAAACAGTAGAAGTTAATGGTATTCGGTTTTGGTGTTACACTGCTGGTCATGTGCTTGGTGCTGCCATGTTTATGGTGGATATTGCTGGTGTCCGAGTTCTCTACACTGGAGACTATTCACGTGAAGAAGATCGGCATCTTCGGGCTGCCGAGATGCCTCAGTTTTCTCCTGATGTTTGCATAATTGAATCCACATATGGTGTCCAGCTCCATCAACCTCGACATATTCGAGAGAAGCGTTTTACCGATGTTGTTCATTCAACCATTTCTCAAGGTGGTCGTGTACTGATTCCAGCTTTTGCCCTTGGACGTGCCCAGGAGCTCCTCCTTATTCTTGATGAATATTGGGCAAACCATCCTGAGCTCCATAATATTCCCATATACTATGCTTCTCCTCTGGCAAAAAGATGTTTGACTGTTTATGAGACATATACGCTCTCCATGAATGATAGGATCCAAAATGCCAAATCAAACCCCTTCAGATTCAAGTACATATCCCCACTAAAGAGCATTGAAGTTTTCAAGGATGTTGGCCCATCAGTGGTGATGGCCAGCCCTAGTGGACTTCAAAGCGGTTTGTCACGACAGCTCTTTGAAATGTGGTGTTCTGATAAGAAAAATTCATGTGTGCTTCCTGGTTATGTCGTTGAAGGTACACTAGCTAAGACTATAATCAATGAGCCAAAGGAAGTCACCCTCATGAGTGGACTCATGGCTCCTCTCAACATGCAGGTTCATTACATTTCTTTCTCTGCCCATGCTGACTTTGCGCAGACGAGTGCATTCTTGGAAGAGCTCATGCCACCCAACATAATTCTCGTCCATGGAGAAGCTAATGAGATGGGGAGGCTGAAACAGAAGCTTATGTCCCAATTTGCTGATCGGAATACAAAGATTCTCACTCCGAAGAATTGTCAGTCTGTTGAGATGTATTTCAACTCCcagaaaatggcaaaaactaTTGGAAAATTGGCTGAGAAGACTCCAGACGTTGGCGAAACTGTCAGCGGTTTACTAGTGAAGAAAGGATTTGCATATCAAATAATGGCACCAGAGGATCTACACATTTTCTCTCAGCTATCAACTGCAAACATCAACCAGCGCATTACAATTCCATACTCCAACGCCTTTAATGTGATCGTACGTAGGCTCAAACAGGTATATGAGAGTGTAGAATCTTCAACAGATGATGAATCCGGCGTTCCAATGATTCGTGTGCATGACCGAGTAACCGTGAAGCAGGAATCAGAGAAACATGTCTCACTTCACTGGACATCCGACCCTTTAAGCGACATGGTATCAGATTCCGTGGTAGCACTCATTCTCAACATCAACCGCGAGGTTCCGAAAGTCATAGTGGAGTCGGAGGCTGTAAAAACAGAAGAAGAGAACGTGAAGAAAGCAGAGAAGGTAATTCATGCCCTGCTTGTTTCACTGTTCGGCGATGTGAAGTTAGGAGAGAATGGGAAGCTGGTGATTAACGTAGATGGGAATATAGCAGAGGTTGATAAACAAAGTGGTGAAGTAGAAAGTGAAAATGAAGCTCTCAAGGAAAGAGTTAAAACAGCATTTCAAAGAATTCAATGCGCTGTGAACCCAATTCCTCTTTCATCATCATCTTAG
- the LOC101222141 gene encoding cleavage and polyadenylation specificity factor subunit 3-I isoform X2: MTYATKAIYKLLLLDFVKVSKVSVEDMLYDEQDISRSMDKIEVIDFHQTVEVNGIRFWCYTAGHVLGAAMFMVDIAGVRVLYTGDYSREEDRHLRAAEMPQFSPDVCIIESTYGVQLHQPRHIREKRFTDVVHSTISQGGRVLIPAFALGRAQELLLILDEYWANHPELHNIPIYYASPLAKRCLTVYETYTLSMNDRIQNAKSNPFRFKYISPLKSIEVFKDVGPSVVMASPSGLQSGLSRQLFEMWCSDKKNSCVLPGYVVEGTLAKTIINEPKEVTLMSGLMAPLNMQVHYISFSAHADFAQTSAFLEELMPPNIILVHGEANEMGRLKQKLMSQFADRNTKILTPKNCQSVEMYFNSQKMAKTIGKLAEKTPDVGETVSGLLVKKGFAYQIMAPEDLHIFSQLSTANINQRITIPYSNAFNVIVRRLKQVYESVESSTDDESGVPMIRVHDRVTVKQESEKHVSLHWTSDPLSDMVSDSVVALILNINREVPKVIVESEAVKTEEENVKKAEKVIHALLVSLFGDVKLGENGKLVINVDGNIAEVDKQSGEVESENEALKERVKTAFQRIQCAVNPIPLSSSS; encoded by the exons ATGACTTATGCTACTAAAGCGATCTACAAGTTGTTGCTCTTAGACTTTGTGAAAGTGAGCAAAGTTTCGGTTGAAGATATGTTGTACGATGAGCAGGACATAAGTCGTTCCATGGACAAGATTGAG GTCATTGATTTCCACCAAACAGTAGAAGTTAATGGTATTCGGTTTTGGTGTTACACTGCTGGTCATGTGCTTGGTGCTGCCATGTTTATGGTGGATATTGCTGGTGTCCGAGTTCTCTACACTGGAGACTATTCACGTGAAGAAGATCGGCATCTTCGGGCTGCCGAGATGCCTCAGTTTTCTCCTGATGTTTGCATAATTGAATCCACATATGGTGTCCAGCTCCATCAACCTCGACATATTCGAGAGAAGCGTTTTACCGATGTTGTTCATTCAACCATTTCTCAAGGTGGTCGTGTACTGATTCCAGCTTTTGCCCTTGGACGTGCCCAGGAGCTCCTCCTTATTCTTGATGAATATTGGGCAAACCATCCTGAGCTCCATAATATTCCCATATACTATGCTTCTCCTCTGGCAAAAAGATGTTTGACTGTTTATGAGACATATACGCTCTCCATGAATGATAGGATCCAAAATGCCAAATCAAACCCCTTCAGATTCAAGTACATATCCCCACTAAAGAGCATTGAAGTTTTCAAGGATGTTGGCCCATCAGTGGTGATGGCCAGCCCTAGTGGACTTCAAAGCGGTTTGTCACGACAGCTCTTTGAAATGTGGTGTTCTGATAAGAAAAATTCATGTGTGCTTCCTGGTTATGTCGTTGAAGGTACACTAGCTAAGACTATAATCAATGAGCCAAAGGAAGTCACCCTCATGAGTGGACTCATGGCTCCTCTCAACATGCAGGTTCATTACATTTCTTTCTCTGCCCATGCTGACTTTGCGCAGACGAGTGCATTCTTGGAAGAGCTCATGCCACCCAACATAATTCTCGTCCATGGAGAAGCTAATGAGATGGGGAGGCTGAAACAGAAGCTTATGTCCCAATTTGCTGATCGGAATACAAAGATTCTCACTCCGAAGAATTGTCAGTCTGTTGAGATGTATTTCAACTCCcagaaaatggcaaaaactaTTGGAAAATTGGCTGAGAAGACTCCAGACGTTGGCGAAACTGTCAGCGGTTTACTAGTGAAGAAAGGATTTGCATATCAAATAATGGCACCAGAGGATCTACACATTTTCTCTCAGCTATCAACTGCAAACATCAACCAGCGCATTACAATTCCATACTCCAACGCCTTTAATGTGATCGTACGTAGGCTCAAACAGGTATATGAGAGTGTAGAATCTTCAACAGATGATGAATCCGGCGTTCCAATGATTCGTGTGCATGACCGAGTAACCGTGAAGCAGGAATCAGAGAAACATGTCTCACTTCACTGGACATCCGACCCTTTAAGCGACATGGTATCAGATTCCGTGGTAGCACTCATTCTCAACATCAACCGCGAGGTTCCGAAAGTCATAGTGGAGTCGGAGGCTGTAAAAACAGAAGAAGAGAACGTGAAGAAAGCAGAGAAGGTAATTCATGCCCTGCTTGTTTCACTGTTCGGCGATGTGAAGTTAGGAGAGAATGGGAAGCTGGTGATTAACGTAGATGGGAATATAGCAGAGGTTGATAAACAAAGTGGTGAAGTAGAAAGTGAAAATGAAGCTCTCAAGGAAAGAGTTAAAACAGCATTTCAAAGAATTCAATGCGCTGTGAACCCAATTCCTCTTTCATCATCATCTTAG
- the LOC101217957 gene encoding multiple organellar RNA editing factor 4, mitochondrial, with translation MALHSLRLRRTLSFLSAFHRYAAVSGQTSHSIFCPSAPSLSKSPAMISPHWPLRLSSISSYSWLSLASNREDDKIGTDIASGSEDVKIGNDIASGSEDVKIGNDIASGSEDVKIGNDNASGSEDVKIGDDIASGSEDVTIGKDIASGSQDVKIGNDIASGDIWTDTPEGCDYNHWLIIMDFRDSKPTTEEMVRTYEETCAKGLNISVEEAKKRIYACTTTTYQGFQAVMTKEESEKFRGLPGVLFVLADSYVDQVNKEYGGDKYINGTVIPRPPPGQYAGRQVRKDRSGNLDQPRYERPATSTPNRQANPSFNQQGSIQGDECHSRASQNYSPQGPSQNYGPLELRETRDHSPMNTSALEGRDYYQGGRGPMPSHRGNHIQRGQEIYNYDVQGNYQPQREQIDYMPPPGQSNYGSGFTQGLREKRDHSPLRTSALEGRDSYQGGRGPMPSHRGNYNPRVQEIYNYDMQGNYPSQREQIDYMPPPIQSNYGSGFTQGLRERRDYSPMNTYAPEARDSYQGGRGPMPYHQVNYNQRGYGSYNHEVQGNYLPQGEQRGHGCYNHEVQGNYLPRGEQRDYVLPPGQSTYGSDFTQGLREKRDHSPMNTSALEGRDSYQGGRGPMPSHRGNYNQRVQEIYNYDMQGNYWSQREQIDYMPPPSQSNYGSGFTRGLQERREYSPMNTYAPEVRDSYQGGRGPMPYHQVNDIQRVQESYNCDVQGNYHSQREQIDYVPPLGQSNYGSGFTRGIGERRNYSPMNTYATEGRDSYQGGRGPIPYPQVNYNQRGHGSYEGRDSYQGGRGPIPYHQVNYNQRGHGSYNHDVQRNYFPQGEHRDYMPPLGPSNYGSGGLGERRDYSPMNTYIPKGRDSYYGGRGLMPYHAVNYSQRGQGNYTHDMLENCLPQGEQRDYVPRLGQRIFSSGFNSAQGGPYEQGRYRGHGAGMPYGQGQYPSSIEGQRFSPGFQRNMQEERRNYISCGQTWDDQWKF, from the exons ATGGCCCTTCATTCACTTCGTCTCCGCCGCactttgtcttttctttctgCTTTCCACCGTTATGCGGCAGTATCTGGTCAAACCAGCCACTCTATATTTTGTCCTTCCGCTCCGTCATTATCTAAGTCTCCGGCTATGATCTCACCACATTGGCCACTGAGATTGTCGTCAATTTCTTCCTATTCCTGGTTATCACTTGCTAGCAATAGGGAAGATGACAAGATAGGGACCGATATTGCGAGCGGTAGCGAAGATGTGAAGATAGGGAACGATATTGCAAGCGGTAGCGAAGATGTGAAGATAGGGAACGATATTGCGAGCGGTAGCGAAGATGTCAAGATAGGGAACGATAATGCTAGCGGTAGCGAAGATGTCAAGATAGGGGACGATATTGCGAGCGGTAGCGAAGATGTAACGATAGGGAAGGATATTGCTAGCGGTAGTCAAGATGTCAAGATAGGGAACGATATTGCGAGCGGTGACATATGGACCGATACACCTGAGGGCTGCGATTACAACCACTGGCTCATCATCATGGACTTTAGGGACTCAAAACCCACTACAGAGGAGATGGTTCGGACCTACGAAGAAACCTGTGCCAAAGGCCTAAATATTag TgtggaagaagcaaaaaaaaggATTTATGCTTGTACTACGACTACGTATCAAGGGTTTCAGGCTGTGATGACAAAAGAAGAATCAGAGAAATTTCGCG GTCTACCTGgtgttttgtttgtattgGCTGATTCTTACGTTGATCAAGTAAACAAGGAGTATGGAG GAGATAAATATATCAATGGAACGGTTATACCAAGACCACCACCTGGACAATATGCTGGAAGGCAGGTGCGAAAAGACCGTAGCGGAAATCTGGATCAACCAAGATATGAGAGGCCAGCTACATCAACACCGAATAGGCAAGCTAATCCATCTTTTAATCAACAGGGTTCTATACAAGGAGATGAATGCCATTCCAGAGCTTCACAAAACTATTCGCCGCAAGGTCCATCCCAAAATTATGGTCCCCTAGAGCTTAGGGAAACGAGAGATCATTCACCTATGAATACTAGCGCTCTTGAAGGAAGAGATTACTATCAAGGAGGAAGAGGTCCAATGCCTTCTCATCGAGGTAACCACATTCAAAGGGGGCaggaaatttataattatgatgTGCAAGGAAATTATCAGCCTCAACGAGAGCAGATAGACTATATGCCTCCACCAGGCCAGAGTAATTATGGTAGTGGCTTTACACAAGGGCTTCGAGAAAAGAGAGATCATTCACCTTTGAGGACTAGTGCTCTTGAAGGAAGAGATTCCTATCAAGGAGGAAGAGGTCCGATGCCTTCTCATCGAGGAAACTACAATCCAAGGGTGCaggaaatttataattatgacATGCAAGGAAATTACCCGTCACAACGAGAGCAGATAGATTATATGCCTCCACCAATCCAGAGTAATTATGGTAGTGGCTTTACTCAAGGGCTTCGAGAAAGGAGAGATTATTCACCTATGAACACTTATGCTCCTGAAGCAAGAGATTCCTATCAAGGAGGAAGAGGTCCAATGCCTTATCATCAAGTAAACTACAATCAAAGGGGGTATGGAAGTTATAACCATGAAGTGCAAGGAAATTATCTCCCTCAGGGAGAGCAGAGGGGGCATGGATGTTATAACCATGAAGTGCAAGGAAATTATCTCCCTCGGGGAGAGCAAAGAGATTATGTGCTTCCACCAGGTCAGAGTACTTATGGTAGTGACTTTACTCAAGGGCTTCGAGAAAAGAGAGATCATTCACCTATGAATACTAGCGCTCTTGAAGGAAGAGATTCCTATCAAGGAGGAAGAGGTCCAATGCCTTCTCATCGAGGAAACTACAATCAAAGGGTGCaggaaatttataattatgacATGCAAGGAAATTACTGGTCTCAACGAGAACAGATAGATTATATGCCTCCACCAAGCCAGAGTAATTATGGTAGTGGCTTTACTCGAGGGCTTCAAGAAAGGAGAGAGTATTCACCTATGAACACTTATGCTCCTGAAGTAAGAGATTCCTATCAGGGAGGAAGAGGTCCAATGCCTTATCATCAAGTAAACGACATTCAAAGGGTGCAGGAAAGTTATAATTGTGATGTGCAAGGAAATTATCATTCTCAACGAGAGCAAATAGATTATGTGCCTCCACTAGGCCAGAGTAATTATGGTAGTGGCTTTACTCGAGGGATTGGAGAAAGGAGAAATTATTCACCTATGAACACTTATGCTACCGAAGGAAGAGATTCCTATCAGGGAGGAAGAGGTCCAATTCCTTATCCTCAAGTAAACTACAATCAAAGGGGGCATGGAAGTTATGAAGGAAGAGATTCCTATCAGGGAGGAAGAGGTCCAATTCCTTATCATCAAGTAAACTACAATCAAAGGGGGCATGGAAGTTATAACCATGACGTGCAAAGAAATTATTTCCCTCAGGGAGAGCATAGAGATTATATGCCTCCACTAGGCCCAAGTAATTATGGTAGTGGAGGGCTTGGAGAAAGGAGAGATTATTCACCTATGAACACTTATATTCCTAAAGGAAGAGATTCCTATTATGGAGGAAGAGGTCTAATGCCTTATCATGCAGTAAACTACAGTCAAAGGGGGCAGGGAAATTATACCCATGATATGCTAGAAAATTGTCTCCCTCAAGGAGAGCAGAGAGACTATGTGCCTCGACTAGGCCAGCGTATTTTTTCTAGTGGCTTTAATTCTGCACAGGGTGGACCGTATGAGCAAGGTAGATATCGTGGTCATGGAGCAGGAATGCCTTATGGTCAAGGACAGTACCCAAGTTCTATTGAAGGTCAGAGATTTTCCCCAGGTTTCCAAAGAAACATGCAGGAAGAACGACGAAACTACATTTCCTGTGGACAAACATGGGACGATCAA TGGAAATTCTGA
- the LOC101221902 gene encoding cleavage and polyadenylation specificity factor subunit 3-I-like, with product MASVGQPPSLKKRDASSTREEDQLIITPLGAGNEVGRSCVYMSYKSKIVLFDCGIHPAYSGMAALPYFDEIDPSTIDVLLITHFHLDHAASLPYFLEKTTFKGRVFMTYATKAIYKLLLSDFVKVSKVSVEDMLYDEQDINRSMDKIEVIDFHQTVEVNGIRFWCYTAGHVLGAAMFMVDIAGVRVLYTGDYSREEDRHLRAAEMPQFSPDVCIIESTYGVQLHQPRHIREKRFTDVVHSTISQGGRVLIPAFALGRAQELLLILDEYWANHPELHNIPIYYASPLAKRCLTVYETYTLSMNDRIQNAKSNPFRFKYISPLKSIEVFKDVGPSVVMASPGGLQSGLSRQLFDMWCSDKKNSCVLPGYVVEGTLAKTIINEPKEVTLMSGLMAPLNMQVHYISFSAHADFAQTSAFLEELMPPNIILVHGEANEMGRLKQKLMSQFADRNTKILTPKNCQSVEMYFNSQKMAKTIGKLAEKTPDVGETVSGLLVKKGFAYQIMAPEDLHIFSQLSTANINQRITIPYSNAFNVIVRRLKQVYESVESSTDDESGVPMIRVHDRVTVKQESEKHVSLHWTSDPLSDMVSDSVVALILNINREVPKVIVESEAVKTEEENVKKAEKVIHALLVSLFGDVKLGENGKLVINVDGNIAEVDKQSGEVESDNEALKERVKTAFQRIQCAVNPIPLSSSS from the exons ATGGCTTCGGTTGGACAGCCACCCTCCCTTAAGAAACGGGATGCATCCTCGACCAGAGAGGAGGATCAGCTTATTATAACTCCTCTTGGGGCTGGCAATGAAGTGGGTCGTTCCTGTGTATATATGTCTTACAAAAGCAAAATTGTTTTG TTTGATTGTGGAATTCACCCTGCTTACTCTGGTATGGCTGCTTTGCCTTACTTTGATGAGATTGACCCTTCAACGATTGATGTCCTGCTCATTACCCA CTTTCATTTGGACCATGCTGCATCACTCCCTTATTTCTTGGAGAAG ACTACATTCAAAGGACGAGTCTTTATGACTTATGCTACTAAAGCGATCTACAAGTTGTTGCTCTCGGACTTTGTGAAAGTGAGCAAAGTTTCAGTTGAAGATATGTTGTATGATGAGCAGGACATAAATCGTTCCATGGACAAGATTGAG GTCATTGATTTCCATCAAACGGTAGAAGTTAATGGTATTCGGTTTTGGTGTTACACTGCTGGTCATGTGCTTGGTGCTGCCATGTTTATGGTGGATATCGCTGGTGTCCGAGTTCTCTACACTGGAGACTACTCACGTGAAGAAGATCGGCATCTTCGGGCTGCCGAGATGCCTCAGTTTTCTCCTGATGTTTGCATAATTGAATCCACATATGGTGTCCAGCTCCATCAACCTCGACATATTCGAGAGAAGCGTTTTACCGATGTTGTTCATTCAACCATTTCTCAAGGTGGTCGCGTACTGATTCCAGCTTTTGCCCTTGGACGTGCCCAGGAGCTCCTCCTTATTCTTGATGAATATTGGGCAAACCATCCTGAGCTCCATAATATTCCCATATACTATGCTTCTCCTCTGGCAAAAAGATGTTTGACTGTATATGAGACATATACGCTCTCCATGAATGATAGGATCCAAAATGCCAAATCAAACCCCTTCCGATTCAAGTACATATCCCCACTAAAGAGCATTGAAGTTTTCAAGGATGTTGGCCCATCAGTGGTGATGGCCAGCCCTGGTGGACTTCAAAGCGGTTTGTCGCGTCAGCTCTTTGACATGTGGTGTTCTGACAAGAAAAATTCATGTGTGCTTCCTGGTTATGTCGTTGAAGGGACACTGGCTAAGACTATAATCAATGAGCCAAAGGAAGTCACCCTCATGAGTGGACTCATGGCTCCTCTCAACATGCAGGTTCATTACATTTCTTTCTCTGCCCATGCTGACTTTGCGCAGACGAGCGCATTCTTGGAAGAGCTCATGCCACCCAACATAATTCTCGTCCATGGAGAAGCTAATGAGATGGGGAGGCTGAAACAGAAGCTTATGTCCCAATTTGCTGATCGGAATACAAAGATTCTCACTCCGAAGAATTGTCAGTCTGTTGAGATGTATTTCAACTCTcagaaaatggcaaaaactaTTGGAAAATTGGCTGAGAAGACTCCAGACGTTGGCGAAACTGTCAGCGGTTTACTAGTGAAGAAAGGATTTGCATATCAAATAATGGCACCAGAGGATCTACACATTTTCTCTCAGCTATCAACTGCAAACATCAACCAACGCATTACAATTCCATACTCCAACGCCTTTAATGTGATCGTACGTAGGCTCAAACAGGTATATGAGAGTGTAGAATCTTCAACCGATGATGAATCCGGCGTTCCAATGATTCGTGTGCATGATCGAGTAACCGTGAAGCAGGAATCAGAGAAACATGTCTCACTTCACTGGACATCCGACCCTTTAAGCGACATGGTATCAGATTCCGTGGTAGCACTCATTCTCAACATCAACCGCGAGGTTCCGAAGGTCATAGTGGAGTCTGAGGCTGTAAAAACAGAAGAAGAGAACGTGAAGAAAGCAGAGAAGGTAATTCATGCCCTGCTTGTTTCACTGTTCGGCGATGTGAAGTTAGGAGAGAATGGGAAGCTGGTGATTAACGTAGATGGGAATATAGCAGAGGTTGATAAACAAAGTGGTGAAGTAGAAAGTGATAATGAAGCTCTCAAGGAAAGAGTTAAAACAGCATTTCAAAGAATTCAATGCGCTGTGAACCCAATTCCTCTTTCATCATCATCTTAG